CGAAAAAATCCGGCGTGTTCGTCACCAAGCTCTCGCTCCTCGGCATGGTGGACAATCTGGGGGCGGGCATGGTCGGGCCTTTCGTCGCCTACTGGTTCTATCTCCGCTTCGGCGTCGAGCTGAAGGCGCTGGGCTTCATGTTTTTTATCTCCTACCTGCTCGCGGCCCTTTCGTTCCTGCTCGCGCCGGCGATCGCGCGTCGCATCGGCGTGGTCAGGACCATGGTTTTCTCTCACGGAGTCGCGTCGCTGATCTATCTCGTCATGCCGCTGGCGCCGACGTTTCTCGTCGGCGCCATTCTGATCATATTTCGCTCCTTCGTGGCCTACATGGACGGCCCTTTGAGAGGTTCGTTCGTTATGGGCATCGTGAAAGCGGAAGAGCGCGGCTCGGCCGCCGGCATCACCAACCTCTCGCGCTATGTTCCCATGGCCGTGAGTCCGAGCATATCGGCCTATATCATGCAAGCGTTCTCTCTCAGCGTGCCGATGGTGATCGGCGGCGGGCTGCAGTTGATCCACGATGCGACATTCTATTTTATGTTCCGCAACGTCAGGCCGCCGGAGGAGGAACCCTCACCCTTCCCTCTCCCTGGAAGGGAGAGGATCAAAGGTGAGGGTCGAACGATCTCAGAGTTGAAGGGTTGAAAGATGGAGAGGTCTTTCTTTCAGAGAGTGGTCGAGGAAAAAATTCTCGAGGCCCAGCGGGCCGGCGCGTTCGACGACCTGCCGGGGAAGGGAAAACCCCTGCAATTCGACGACCAGAGCTGGGTGCCGGAAGATTTGCGCGTCGCTTATCATGTCCTTAAAAACGCCCGCGTGCTGCCGCCCGAGGCCGAGCTGCTGAAAGAGATCCACACGCTCGAAGACTTGTTGAAGTACGTGGCGGACGAAGACGAGCGCAAGGTTCTGGCGCAGAGCATTCAATGGAAGATCATTCATCTCGACATTCTCAAGCGCGGCTCTTTCTCGCTGGAAACGGTGCGTCACTACGGCGCCAAACTCGCGCGCAGGTTTTCCCGCCGGTAAGTTGACATCAAGCCTCGCCGGCCATAAGTTGACGCCGAGCTCAAATCCTCCGCCATGTTCACCAAGGACAGAGTCGCCGGCGGCGCTCTCGCTCTTTTCGCCGTTGCGGTCGTCTGGGAGAGCCGAAAGCTCCCACTCGGCACGCTGCGGCAGCCGGGCCCGTCTTTTTTTCCGCTCTTGCTCGCGCTGCTGCTCGTGATCTTTGGCATCGTGATCGCGGCGACCGGAGGCCGCGCGGAAGGCTTTCGATCTCTTCGGTGGAAGGAGCTGCCGCACGCT
This is a stretch of genomic DNA from Candidatus Binatia bacterium. It encodes these proteins:
- a CDS encoding tripartite tricarboxylate transporter TctB family protein, translated to MFTKDRVAGGALALFAVAVVWESRKLPLGTLRQPGPSFFPLLLALLLVIFGIVIAATGGRAEGFRSLRWKELPHAFGILAACIFSALALERLGYRLTVLLVLFFLLKVVEKKGWTTTALFAFVVSFGSFYLFYTLLRVPLPLGPWRI
- a CDS encoding MFS transporter is translated as MLERAERDIWILMASRGVRSFAFSCLNVIFAIYLSQLGYSTVTIGLVISTAYVSSALLTVVWGFLSDRYGRRKILMLLAALMIVSNVIYLFFSQLFFIFLAVIVTNIGAGGTGGGGQGGGPFNPVEQALLAEKCSPENRNRVFSTNSFVGSVLGSLGALASGLPQYLQESWGWQPIPSYKPLFAMTILLSLGLIFAYGKITELHVPRQKERTTISKKSGVFVTKLSLLGMVDNLGAGMVGPFVAYWFYLRFGVELKALGFMFFISYLLAALSFLLAPAIARRIGVVRTMVFSHGVASLIYLVMPLAPTFLVGAILIIFRSFVAYMDGPLRGSFVMGIVKAEERGSAAGITNLSRYVPMAVSPSISAYIMQAFSLSVPMVIGGGLQLIHDATFYFMFRNVRPPEEEPSPFPLPGRERIKGEGRTISELKG
- a CDS encoding DnaJ family domain-containing protein, which gives rise to MERSFFQRVVEEKILEAQRAGAFDDLPGKGKPLQFDDQSWVPEDLRVAYHVLKNARVLPPEAELLKEIHTLEDLLKYVADEDERKVLAQSIQWKIIHLDILKRGSFSLETVRHYGAKLARRFSRR